From Montipora foliosa isolate CH-2021 chromosome 6, ASM3666993v2, whole genome shotgun sequence, a single genomic window includes:
- the LOC138006572 gene encoding autotransporter adhesin BpaC-like, with translation MEPSTNVFALLSRILLSCAFLRVDALNFASIDSGGDNFKLQWAYNNERLIFNMTCKTTGWCAVGFTTTADGRRMLNYDIALGGVASNAGYLNGYRSTGFTVPRNDPTSNYNLIRATEENGFTNVQFYWIPATEGDDKDVQIGVNTEVWIVWAWNNNADAQIGLDRSLKHTAKGISTRTYNLFKEAKGNTGSAEGNTGNAKGNTGNAKGNTGNAKANTDNAKGSTGNAKGNTGNAKGDTGSAKGNTGKAKGDTGKAKGNTGNRKAGLPALILAILPLAVARALTSF, from the exons ATGGAGCCCTCCACAAATGTCTTCGCTCTCCTGTCGCGAATCTTGCTTTCTTGTGCATTTCTTCGAGTCGATGCACTCAATTTCGCCAGCATTGACTCTGGTGGTGATAATTTCAAGCTTCAATGGGCGTACAACAATGAGAGGTTGATCTTCAACATGACTTGTAAAACAACAGGCTGGTGCGCGGTTGGTTTCACCACAACCGCTGACGGAAGACGAATGCTGAACTACGATATAGCTCTTGGTGGTGTGGCATCAAATGCAGGATACCTTAAT GGATACCGAAGCACGGGATTTACAGTGCCACGAAACGACCCGACATCAAACTACAATTTGATACGAGCCACAGAAGAAAACGGATTTACTAATGTGCAATTTTATTGGATTCCGGCCACAGAAGGCGACGACAAAGATGTTCAGATTGGG GTTAATACCGAAGTCTGGATCGTGTGGGCATGGAATAACAACGCCGATGCTCAAATAGGCCTTGATAGAAGCCTCAAACACACCGCCAAGGGAATATCAACACGGACATACAACTTGTTTAAGGAGGCAAAAGGAAACACAGGCAGCGCAGAAGGGAACACAGGCAACGCAAAAGGGAACACAGGCAACGCAAAAGGGAACACAGGCAACGCAAAAGCGAACACAGACAACGCAAAAGGGAGCACAGGCAACGCAAAAGGGAACACAGGCAACGCAAAAGGGGACACAGGCAGCGCGAAAGGGAACACAGGCAAGGCAAAAGGGGACACAGGCAAGGCAAAAGGGAACACAGGCAACAGGAAGGCGGGATTACCTGCTTTGATCCTGGCGATTTTGCCTCTGGCGGTTGCTCGTGCTCTGACGTCATTCTAA
- the LOC138004978 gene encoding uncharacterized protein, which yields MTQRLVVNYGLVVDKETVRELLKILDPDGVAARSRHRLQRRQYRTKGPNHLWHIDVYDKLKPFGFCVHGAIDGYSRRIMWLEVGPSNNDPSIIAQYFVDCVRQIGGTPKMIRADCGTENTYVAALQRFFRRDGNDTMAADKSFLYGKSVSNQRIEAWWGILRRGCADWWIRFFKDMRDCGLYCDDDVVQEECLKFCFLPVIRNELHKVAVLWNLHKIRPSTNAESPGGRPDMLFFFPECTGGEDLDQGICRP from the coding sequence ATGACTCAAAGGCTTGTAGTTAACTACGGGCTTGTAGTTGATAAGGAAACGGTGAGAGAACTGTTAAAAATATTAGATCCTGATGGTGTAGCTGCACGATCAAGACATAGACTGCAGAGAAGACAGTACAGAACAAAGGGTCCAAATCACCTATGGCATATTGATGTATATGACAAGTTAAAGCCCTTTGGCTTTTGTGTACACGGCGCCATTGACGGGTATAGCCGACGTATTATGTGGTTAGAGGTCGGCCCTTCTAACAATGACCCTTCTATCATAGCACAGTACTTCGTTGACTGTGTCAGGCAAATCGGAGGAACACCTAAGATGATACGAGCAGACTGTGGGACAGAAAATACATACGTTGCAGCTCTACAGCGCTTCTTCAGGCGAGACGGGAATGACACAATGGCTGCAGATAAAAGTTTTCTGTATGGCAAGTCAGTTTCCAATCAACGTATTGAAGCATGGTGGGGTATTCTTAGGAGGGGCTGTGCAGACTGGTGGATTCGCTTTTTTAAAGATATGAGGGACTGCGGTCTTTACTGTGATGATGATGTAGTGCAAGAGGAATGTCTTAAGTTCTGTTTTCTCCCTGTGATTCGCAATGAGCTTCATAAAGTAGCTGTACTGTGGAATTTACACAAGATAAGGCCATCCACCAATGCTGAGTCACCCGGTGGTCGACCCGAcatgcttttcttttttccagAATGTACTGGAGGAGAAGACCTCGATCAAGGAATTTGTAGACCTTGA